One Sesamum indicum cultivar Zhongzhi No. 13 unplaced genomic scaffold, S_indicum_v1.0 scaffold00312, whole genome shotgun sequence DNA segment encodes these proteins:
- the LOC105180080 gene encoding autophagy-related protein 18a-like isoform X1 has product MQKISVHDLMDLRLLHQIETEPNPKGLCEISLSGRMVLVCLGRDKGEVRVLQDEVSWIRVIKASDLDVTCVALSNNGRLLAAASTKGTLNRLFDTLSGMLLQEMRRGSAFERTEIHSLFFCFDAEWLAVTSNKGTVDILSLKDAKRNNMSLPSLSYNKGILRKYFIPEWPTARFMYQKIYNIS; this is encoded by the exons ATGCAGAAGATATCTGTTCACGATCTTATGGACCTGCGTTTGCTGCATCAGATAGAAACGGAGCCCAATCCGAAGGGGTTGTGCGAAATTTCGCTGTCGGGGCGGATGGTTCTGGTTTGCTTAGGACGGGATAAGGGGGAAGTAAGGGTGTTGCAGGACGAGGTGAGTTGGATTAGGGTGATAAAGGCCAGCGACTTGGACGTTACGTGTGTTGCTTTGTCGAACAACGGGAGGCTGCTGGCAGCCGCGAGTACTAAGGGCACATTGAATAGGTTGTTTGACACATTGTCCGGAATGCTGCTTCAGGAG ATGAGAAGGGGTTCTGCATTTGAAAGAACAGAGATTCACAGCCTCTTTTTCTGCTTTGATGCTGAGTGGCTGGCTGTTACAAGCAATAAAGGAACCGTTGATATTCTCAGCTTAAAGGACGCAAAACGAAATAATATGTCTCTTCCGAGTCTTTCCTACAACAAAG GTATTCTGCGGAAGTATTTCATTCCCGAGTGGCCGACGGCTCGTTTCATGTACCAAAAGATATACAACATATCGTGA
- the LOC105180080 gene encoding autophagy-related protein 18a-like isoform X2, producing MQKISVHDLMDLRLLHQIETEPNPKGLCEISLSGRMVLVCLGRDKGEVRVLQDEVSWIRVIKASDLDVTCVALSNNGRLLAAASTKGTLNRLFDTLSGMLLQEMRRGSAFERTEIHSLFFCFDAEWLAVTSNKGTVDILSLKDAKRNNMSLPSLSYNKALSNVLL from the exons ATGCAGAAGATATCTGTTCACGATCTTATGGACCTGCGTTTGCTGCATCAGATAGAAACGGAGCCCAATCCGAAGGGGTTGTGCGAAATTTCGCTGTCGGGGCGGATGGTTCTGGTTTGCTTAGGACGGGATAAGGGGGAAGTAAGGGTGTTGCAGGACGAGGTGAGTTGGATTAGGGTGATAAAGGCCAGCGACTTGGACGTTACGTGTGTTGCTTTGTCGAACAACGGGAGGCTGCTGGCAGCCGCGAGTACTAAGGGCACATTGAATAGGTTGTTTGACACATTGTCCGGAATGCTGCTTCAGGAG ATGAGAAGGGGTTCTGCATTTGAAAGAACAGAGATTCACAGCCTCTTTTTCTGCTTTGATGCTGAGTGGCTGGCTGTTACAAGCAATAAAGGAACCGTTGATATTCTCAGCTTAAAGGACGCAAAACGAAATAATATGTCTCTTCCGAGTCTTTCCTACAACAAAG CTTTAAGCAATGTACTGCTCTAG